From Leifsonia sp. fls2-241-R2A-40a, one genomic window encodes:
- a CDS encoding peptidoglycan-binding protein, with protein sequence MNDEQNDDLQPLSADELAAEGVTALPDKEVASILDLNADLNLGLGLAAPVDLGVAANANVAAPVEASAGANVLSAGSTAVAGADQSAAIGQGITGDAIAHSDQASTLTPADATTAAPTPDPAPAATTTPGSLTDGSLLNVDLNLDANANLDAPVNGAIAANANVAAPIDASVAANIGSIDSQAAAVSHQDAVINQNITGSADATAGQQSTIQQ encoded by the coding sequence GTGAACGACGAACAGAACGATGACCTGCAGCCGCTGTCGGCCGACGAACTGGCCGCCGAGGGGGTCACGGCCCTCCCCGACAAAGAGGTCGCCTCGATCCTCGACCTCAACGCCGACCTGAACCTCGGGCTCGGCCTCGCGGCCCCGGTCGACCTGGGTGTCGCGGCCAACGCCAACGTCGCCGCCCCCGTCGAGGCGTCGGCGGGTGCGAACGTGCTCTCCGCCGGGTCGACAGCGGTGGCCGGCGCGGACCAGTCCGCCGCCATCGGTCAGGGCATCACCGGAGACGCGATCGCCCACTCCGACCAGGCCAGCACGCTGACGCCGGCCGATGCAACCACGGCCGCGCCGACGCCGGATCCCGCCCCGGCGGCGACCACGACCCCGGGCTCGCTCACCGACGGCAGCCTGCTCAACGTCGACCTCAACCTCGACGCCAACGCCAACCTCGACGCCCCCGTCAACGGAGCGATCGCGGCCAACGCCAATGTCGCGGCCCCGATCGATGCGAGCGTCGCCGCCAACATCGGATCGATCGACAGCCAGGCCGCGGCGGTCTCGCACCAGGACGCGGTCATCAACCAGAACATCACGGGCTCCGCCGACGCGACTGCCGGCCAGCAGTCGACGATCCAGCAGTAG
- a CDS encoding APC family permease has protein sequence MPSTPAPNSLRRSLGLWAIVGLGLGYMTPMTVFDTFGIVTGETNGVVPAAYLVALVAMVFTAISYGRMTRVFPSAGSAYTYASETIHPNVGFLVGWSSLLDYLLLPLVNALIVRLYLESFFPQVPGWIWVVGYVALITAMNLFSMSSTSRVNGILVVFQIVLIGVFVVLTWAALNSGAGNGTPFSLDPLVHQGVHLGAVIGGATVVCFSFIGFDAITMYTEEAKDARTVPRAIVLALLIGGAIFLIAAWFAQSRFPTTAGFHFTDDTLPEIALKTGGLFFQILFISAAVAAAVASSLASHASVSRMIYVMARNGSGRVSRTLAYIHPRFRTPATAVLLVGVVSLLAAAFTLEFVSSMINFGALIAFTVVNATVIIHFAIRRRERRGAKQVVRNIVLPGIGMLLTGVLWANLHLDALTYGIVWLTIGIITLLVLTRAFRKPLRAKLDEDGDAAIITREGAPSEAAR, from the coding sequence GTGCCCTCCACCCCCGCACCCAACTCGCTGCGGCGATCCCTCGGCCTCTGGGCGATCGTCGGACTGGGTCTCGGCTACATGACGCCGATGACCGTGTTCGACACGTTCGGCATCGTCACCGGCGAGACGAACGGGGTCGTGCCGGCCGCCTATCTGGTCGCGCTCGTCGCGATGGTGTTCACCGCGATCAGCTACGGCCGCATGACGCGGGTGTTCCCCTCCGCCGGTTCGGCCTACACCTACGCCTCGGAGACCATCCACCCGAACGTCGGCTTCCTGGTGGGCTGGTCGTCGCTGCTCGACTACCTGCTCCTCCCGCTGGTGAATGCGCTCATCGTGCGCCTGTACCTGGAGTCGTTCTTCCCGCAGGTCCCCGGGTGGATCTGGGTGGTCGGCTACGTCGCCCTGATCACCGCGATGAACCTGTTCAGCATGTCGTCGACTTCGCGCGTCAACGGCATCCTGGTCGTCTTCCAGATCGTGCTGATCGGCGTCTTCGTGGTGCTCACCTGGGCGGCGCTCAACTCAGGGGCCGGGAACGGGACGCCGTTCAGCCTGGACCCGCTGGTCCACCAGGGCGTGCACCTCGGCGCGGTGATCGGAGGGGCGACGGTCGTCTGCTTCTCGTTCATCGGCTTCGACGCCATCACCATGTACACGGAGGAGGCGAAGGATGCGCGCACCGTCCCCCGTGCGATCGTGCTGGCCCTGCTGATCGGCGGCGCCATCTTCCTCATCGCGGCGTGGTTCGCGCAGTCGCGCTTCCCGACCACGGCCGGGTTCCACTTCACCGACGACACGCTGCCCGAGATCGCGCTGAAGACCGGCGGCCTGTTCTTCCAGATCCTGTTCATCTCGGCCGCCGTCGCCGCGGCCGTCGCGTCGAGCCTTGCGTCGCACGCGAGCGTCTCCCGCATGATCTACGTCATGGCCCGCAACGGCAGCGGCCGCGTCTCGCGGACCCTCGCGTACATCCACCCGCGCTTCCGCACCCCGGCGACGGCCGTGCTGCTCGTCGGCGTCGTCTCGCTGCTCGCCGCCGCCTTCACCCTCGAGTTCGTCTCGTCGATGATCAACTTCGGCGCCCTCATCGCGTTCACCGTCGTCAACGCGACGGTCATCATCCACTTCGCCATCCGTCGCCGGGAGCGGCGCGGTGCGAAGCAGGTGGTCCGCAACATCGTGCTGCCCGGCATCGGGATGCTGCTGACCGGTGTTCTCTGGGCGAACCTCCACCTGGATGCGCTCACCTACGGGATCGTCTGGCTGACCATCGGCATCATCACCCTGTTGGTGCTGACGCGGGCCTTCCGGAAGCCGCTGCGCGCGAAGCTCGACGAGGACGGAGACGCCGCGATCATCACGCGTGAGGGCGCACCGTCGGAGGCGGCGCGGTAG
- a CDS encoding NAD(P)/FAD-dependent oxidoreductase: MATIERDVVIVGAGASGLTAATELKRAGLTVAVLEARDRVGGRLWTDDIDGATLEIGGQWVSPDQDALLETLADLGLETYSRYRDGINVYLGENGERRTFEGEIFPVAPRTEKEIVGLIERLDALVAEIDPDRPWAHPRAKELDEISFRRWLETQTDDEEARRNIGMFIAGAMLTKPAHAFSALQALLMAASAGSFSNLVDADFILDKRVKGGLQQVPLLLAARLGEDVHLSAPVRTLRWDESGVTAIADGVEVRARFAILAVPPVLISRIQYDPPLPRRQQQLHQHLSMGFVIKVHAVYETPFWRDLGYSGTAFSPYELVHEAYDNSYHGDPRGTLVGFVSDEAADDVFRLTPEERKARILESLSHYYGEKALDPVVYYESDWGSEEWTRGAYAASFDMGGLARYGADLRTPVGPIHFSCSDMAGKGYQHVDGAIRVGRETAAAIASALVPAGA, translated from the coding sequence ATGGCCACCATCGAACGTGACGTCGTCATCGTGGGCGCCGGAGCGTCGGGCCTCACCGCCGCGACCGAACTGAAGAGGGCCGGCCTGACCGTCGCGGTCCTCGAGGCGCGCGACCGCGTGGGCGGCCGGCTCTGGACCGACGACATCGACGGCGCGACCCTGGAGATCGGCGGCCAGTGGGTCTCGCCGGATCAGGATGCGCTGCTCGAGACCCTCGCCGACCTCGGGCTCGAGACGTACTCGCGGTACCGCGACGGCATCAACGTCTACCTCGGCGAGAACGGCGAGCGCCGCACCTTCGAGGGCGAGATCTTCCCGGTCGCGCCGCGCACGGAGAAGGAGATCGTCGGACTCATCGAGCGGCTGGACGCCCTCGTCGCCGAGATCGATCCCGACCGGCCGTGGGCGCATCCGCGGGCGAAGGAGCTCGACGAGATCTCGTTCCGCCGCTGGCTCGAGACGCAGACCGACGACGAAGAGGCCCGCCGCAACATCGGGATGTTCATCGCCGGCGCCATGCTCACCAAGCCCGCACATGCCTTCTCCGCCCTGCAGGCGCTGCTCATGGCAGCCAGCGCCGGAAGCTTCTCCAACCTGGTGGACGCCGACTTCATCCTCGACAAGCGCGTCAAGGGCGGCCTGCAGCAGGTTCCGCTGCTCCTCGCTGCGCGACTCGGCGAGGATGTGCACCTCAGCGCTCCCGTGCGCACCCTCCGCTGGGACGAGTCCGGCGTGACGGCGATCGCCGACGGCGTGGAGGTGCGCGCCCGCTTCGCGATCCTGGCCGTCCCCCCGGTGCTGATCAGCCGCATCCAGTACGACCCGCCGCTTCCGCGCCGGCAGCAGCAGCTGCACCAGCACCTCTCGATGGGCTTCGTCATCAAGGTCCACGCGGTCTACGAGACGCCGTTCTGGCGCGACCTCGGCTACAGCGGAACCGCCTTCAGCCCGTACGAGCTCGTCCACGAGGCGTACGACAACAGCTATCACGGCGACCCGCGCGGCACGCTCGTCGGCTTCGTGTCCGACGAGGCGGCGGATGACGTGTTCCGGTTGACGCCGGAGGAGCGCAAGGCGCGCATCCTCGAATCGCTGTCGCACTACTACGGCGAGAAGGCGCTCGACCCGGTCGTGTACTACGAGAGCGACTGGGGCAGCGAGGAGTGGACCCGCGGCGCCTACGCCGCCAGCTTCGACATGGGCGGCCTCGCCCGCTACGGCGCCGACCTGCGCACACCCGTCGGCCCCATCCACTTCTCCTGCAGCGATATGGCGGGCAAGGGCTACCAGCACGTCGACGGCGCGATCCGCGTCGGACGCGAGACGGCGGCCGCGATCGCCTCCGCACTGGTGCCCGCGGGGGCCTGA
- a CDS encoding 3-oxoacyl-ACP synthase III, which yields MAPLLGNATTRHSNVSLLSVATTLANRVTTSEEIESRLLPVLQRLKLPTGLLERIAGVRERRNWEDGVTFDSAAVDAGRRALAEAGVRPDQVGLLINTSITRPHLEPSVAVRIHHGLGLGSSAINFDVTNACLGFVNGMNLAAGMIDSGQIDYAVVVDGEDADQVQVNTIERLQRAGIGRADFMSEFASLTLGSGAAAAVIGRTDRHPEGHRMLGGVTRAATQFNALCVGSVDGMFTDAKALLRGGMDLVTAAWKEARKQWNWTQMDRYIMHQVSDVHTDAIVKAVKLDRTRIPLTYPTLGNMGPASIPVTLAQEAPSLKRGDRVLLMGVGSGLNTSMLELAW from the coding sequence ATGGCCCCTCTCCTCGGGAATGCAACCACCCGGCACAGCAACGTCTCGTTGCTCTCGGTTGCCACCACACTGGCGAATCGCGTAACCACCTCCGAGGAGATCGAGAGCCGTTTATTGCCGGTACTTCAGCGGCTGAAACTGCCGACCGGGCTGCTGGAGCGGATCGCGGGCGTCCGTGAGCGGCGCAACTGGGAGGACGGGGTCACCTTCGACTCGGCCGCGGTCGACGCGGGCCGGCGCGCACTCGCCGAGGCGGGAGTGCGTCCCGACCAGGTGGGGCTGCTGATCAACACCTCCATCACGCGCCCGCACCTCGAGCCCTCCGTCGCCGTGCGCATCCATCACGGCCTCGGCCTGGGGTCGTCGGCGATCAACTTCGACGTGACCAACGCGTGCCTCGGCTTCGTGAACGGGATGAACCTGGCCGCCGGGATGATCGACTCCGGCCAGATCGACTACGCGGTGGTGGTGGACGGCGAGGATGCCGACCAGGTGCAGGTGAACACGATCGAGCGCCTGCAGCGCGCCGGTATCGGGCGCGCCGATTTCATGAGCGAGTTCGCGAGCCTGACCCTCGGCTCCGGCGCGGCGGCCGCGGTCATCGGACGCACCGACCGCCACCCGGAGGGTCACCGGATGCTGGGAGGCGTCACCCGGGCGGCGACGCAGTTCAACGCCCTGTGCGTGGGCAGCGTCGACGGCATGTTCACCGACGCGAAGGCTCTCCTGCGGGGCGGCATGGACCTCGTGACCGCCGCCTGGAAGGAAGCGCGCAAGCAGTGGAACTGGACCCAGATGGACCGCTACATCATGCACCAGGTGTCCGACGTGCACACCGACGCCATCGTGAAGGCCGTGAAGCTTGACCGGACGCGCATCCCGCTCACGTATCCGACGCTGGGGAACATGGGGCCCGCGTCGATCCCGGTCACGCTGGCCCAGGAGGCTCCCTCGCTGAAGCGCGGCGACCGCGTCCTCCTCATGGGGGTGGGCTCCGGGCTGAACACGTCCATGCTCGAGCTCGCCTGGTGA
- a CDS encoding alpha/beta fold hydrolase, translating to MTAPHSRASVPPPGLPGLTPAHSRIVAAAGAEWHLLDTGPALEAAGVAPVGTLLCVHGNPTWSYLWRALVAESVEAATIDPGRAWRVIAVDQLEMGFSERTGRVRRLADRVADLGALTDTLGLGGPVVTVGHDWGGPVSLGWAVDHPELLAGVVLLNTAVHNPGGRPIPAPLRAALAPGVLGVATEKTSAFLDTTLSLARPGLASDVRAAFRSPYASSGRRAGIRDFVADIPVDASHPSFAELGRIAAGVAALRVPALILWGPQDPVFRETYLRDLLERMPQAHVHRFEGAGHLIAEEIGYAPIVLDWLGERTARPVADSSGSHRSEGAAGEWSSEPLWASIEANEGSDAPALIDMGAGPEGSARIVSWSLLARRVDELAHGLVAAGVRPGDRIGLLVPPSADLTAVLYAAVRIGTVVVVADAGLGVRGLGRAIRGAHTDVIVGALPGLAAARALGWPGRRISVPTLSPALARSLGVEHSLGDLLRLGRERVAVSSGGAPLPAPAPSDLAAVLFTSGSTGPAKGVRYTHAQLSALRDALAAQYDVGPGAGIVAGFAPFALLGPALGARSVIPVGDVTAPRTLTASAVADAARSADATVLFLSPAALANVVATADALDAGQREALAHIGTVLSAGAPVPARLLERIVALMPQATAHTPYGMTEGLLMTDITLDGIRAADDADAAGPGGVCVGRPVAGVTVAISPLDADGRPTAVLTTEPGISGEIVVEAPHLRDGYDRLWAVDRVARAHSAGPGARRHSTGDVGHLDAEGRLWVEGRLQHVLVTPEGVVTPVGAEQAIEAVPGVRRAALVGVGPRGVQALVAVVETEARARPGLADASLARAVRDASPHPLAAVLTVATLPTDIRHNSKIDRTALAAWADSVLRGERAHRP from the coding sequence GTGACGGCTCCGCATTCGCGGGCGTCCGTCCCGCCGCCCGGCCTGCCCGGACTCACGCCGGCCCACTCGCGCATCGTCGCGGCCGCCGGCGCCGAGTGGCACCTGCTGGACACCGGCCCGGCGCTGGAGGCGGCGGGCGTCGCACCGGTGGGCACCCTGCTGTGCGTGCACGGCAATCCCACGTGGTCGTACCTGTGGCGCGCGCTCGTGGCCGAGTCCGTGGAGGCAGCGACGATCGATCCCGGGCGGGCGTGGCGAGTGATCGCGGTCGACCAGCTCGAGATGGGGTTCTCGGAGCGCACCGGCCGCGTCCGCCGCCTCGCCGACCGGGTCGCCGACCTGGGCGCGCTCACCGACACCCTCGGCCTTGGGGGGCCCGTTGTGACCGTCGGGCACGACTGGGGCGGACCGGTCAGCCTCGGCTGGGCGGTGGACCACCCCGAGCTCCTCGCCGGTGTCGTCCTGCTGAACACCGCGGTGCACAATCCGGGTGGGCGTCCCATCCCGGCACCGCTGCGGGCCGCGCTCGCTCCGGGCGTGCTCGGAGTGGCCACCGAAAAGACGTCCGCGTTCCTCGACACGACGCTGTCCCTCGCCCGGCCCGGGCTCGCTTCCGACGTGCGCGCCGCCTTCCGGTCGCCGTACGCGTCGTCCGGTCGTCGGGCCGGTATCCGCGACTTCGTCGCCGACATCCCCGTGGATGCGTCGCACCCGAGCTTCGCCGAACTCGGCCGGATCGCCGCAGGCGTCGCCGCCCTGCGCGTCCCTGCGCTCATCCTGTGGGGTCCGCAGGACCCGGTCTTCCGGGAGACGTACCTGCGCGACCTGCTGGAGCGCATGCCGCAGGCGCACGTTCATCGCTTCGAAGGCGCGGGGCACCTCATCGCCGAAGAGATCGGGTACGCGCCGATCGTCCTCGACTGGCTCGGGGAGCGGACCGCGCGGCCGGTCGCCGACAGCTCCGGATCCCACCGGTCGGAGGGCGCGGCCGGGGAGTGGTCGAGTGAACCGTTGTGGGCGTCCATCGAGGCGAACGAGGGCAGCGATGCGCCGGCACTGATAGACATGGGCGCTGGTCCCGAGGGATCGGCGCGGATCGTCTCTTGGTCACTGCTGGCCCGGCGCGTCGACGAGCTGGCGCACGGCCTGGTGGCCGCGGGCGTACGGCCCGGCGACCGGATCGGCCTGCTGGTGCCCCCGTCCGCGGACCTCACCGCCGTGCTGTATGCGGCCGTCCGGATCGGCACGGTCGTCGTCGTAGCGGATGCCGGTCTCGGCGTGCGCGGTCTCGGCCGGGCTATCCGGGGAGCGCACACCGACGTCATCGTCGGCGCCCTCCCCGGACTCGCCGCGGCCCGCGCCCTCGGCTGGCCGGGTCGCCGTATCTCCGTCCCGACGCTGTCGCCCGCGCTGGCGCGATCCCTCGGGGTCGAGCACTCGCTGGGCGACCTGCTGCGCCTGGGACGGGAGCGGGTCGCCGTCTCGTCGGGCGGCGCACCCCTCCCGGCCCCGGCACCGTCGGATCTCGCCGCCGTCCTCTTCACCTCGGGCTCGACCGGTCCGGCGAAGGGCGTCCGGTACACCCACGCGCAGCTGAGTGCCCTGAGAGATGCGCTCGCCGCCCAGTACGACGTCGGCCCGGGCGCCGGGATCGTCGCCGGATTCGCCCCCTTCGCGCTGCTCGGACCGGCGCTCGGGGCTCGGTCGGTCATCCCGGTCGGCGACGTGACGGCCCCGCGCACCCTCACGGCGTCCGCCGTCGCGGATGCGGCGCGCTCCGCCGACGCGACGGTGCTGTTCCTGTCGCCTGCGGCGCTCGCGAACGTGGTCGCGACTGCGGACGCCCTCGACGCCGGACAACGCGAAGCCCTCGCACACATCGGCACCGTCCTCTCGGCCGGGGCACCCGTCCCGGCGCGTCTGCTCGAACGCATCGTCGCGCTGATGCCGCAGGCGACCGCCCACACGCCCTACGGAATGACCGAGGGGCTGCTGATGACCGACATCACCCTGGACGGCATCCGGGCTGCGGACGACGCTGACGCGGCAGGTCCGGGCGGCGTCTGCGTCGGTCGGCCGGTCGCCGGCGTGACCGTCGCGATCAGCCCGCTGGATGCCGACGGCCGACCGACCGCCGTTCTGACGACCGAGCCCGGCATCTCCGGCGAGATCGTCGTCGAGGCGCCGCACCTGCGCGATGGCTACGACCGGCTCTGGGCCGTGGATCGCGTCGCGAGGGCGCACAGCGCAGGCCCCGGCGCGCGCCGCCACAGCACGGGCGACGTCGGCCATCTCGATGCAGAGGGCCGGCTCTGGGTGGAGGGCCGGCTCCAGCACGTCCTCGTGACCCCCGAAGGCGTCGTCACCCCGGTCGGTGCCGAGCAGGCGATCGAGGCGGTCCCGGGCGTCCGCCGTGCCGCCCTCGTCGGCGTCGGGCCGCGCGGCGTGCAGGCGCTGGTCGCGGTCGTCGAGACGGAGGCCCGAGCCCGGCCCGGTCTCGCCGACGCCTCCCTCGCCCGAGCGGTGCGTGACGCCTCGCCGCATCCACTTGCGGCCGTGCTCACGGTGGCGACCCTGCCGACCGACATCCGCCACAACTCCAAGATCGACCGGACGGCGCTGGCGGCATGGGCGGACTCCGTGCTCCGCGGCGAAAGGGCGCACCGGCCGTGA
- a CDS encoding NAD-dependent epimerase/dehydratase family protein: MRVLVTGASGYLGGAVAQALVARCDEVRTFQRRPSGVAGVQDVLGDLTDPGRVRAAVEGVDAILHLAAKVSLAGPVADFDRINVEGTRTLLAEARAAGVHRFVDVSSPSVAHAGDSLVGDGAGPADPARARGDYARTKAAAELLALEADAPGFAVVVVRPHLVWGPGDPQLVGRIVERARQRRLPLIGSGAALIDTTYIDNAVSALLAALDRAEDVHGRAYVVTNGEPRPVAELLGGICTSSGVPAPSWHVPARVARAAGGAVEGVWRIRPGRDEPPMTRFLAEQLSTAHWFDQRRTREELRWSPTVTIDDGLATLARWSADQRGGYAAG; this comes from the coding sequence GTGAGGGTCCTGGTCACCGGAGCGAGCGGCTACCTCGGAGGCGCGGTCGCCCAGGCGCTCGTCGCCCGCTGCGACGAGGTCCGGACCTTCCAACGGCGCCCGTCGGGGGTGGCCGGCGTGCAGGATGTGCTCGGCGACCTGACGGATCCGGGTCGCGTCCGCGCCGCGGTGGAGGGTGTCGACGCGATCCTGCACCTGGCTGCGAAGGTGTCGCTGGCCGGTCCCGTCGCCGACTTCGACCGGATCAACGTCGAGGGCACCCGCACTCTCCTGGCGGAGGCGCGCGCTGCCGGCGTGCACCGCTTCGTCGACGTGTCGTCGCCCTCGGTCGCCCACGCGGGCGACTCGCTGGTGGGCGACGGCGCGGGTCCGGCGGACCCCGCTCGCGCACGCGGAGACTACGCGCGCACCAAGGCGGCCGCCGAGCTCCTGGCGCTGGAGGCCGACGCGCCGGGGTTCGCGGTCGTCGTCGTGCGTCCGCACCTGGTGTGGGGGCCGGGGGATCCGCAACTGGTCGGACGCATCGTTGAACGCGCGCGTCAACGGAGACTGCCTCTCATCGGCTCCGGCGCCGCGCTCATCGACACCACCTACATCGACAACGCGGTGTCCGCGCTCCTCGCCGCCCTCGACCGCGCCGAGGATGTCCACGGGCGCGCGTACGTGGTCACCAACGGCGAGCCGCGTCCCGTCGCCGAACTGCTTGGCGGTATCTGCACCTCCAGCGGCGTCCCCGCTCCGTCGTGGCACGTGCCGGCGCGCGTCGCCCGGGCCGCCGGCGGTGCCGTCGAGGGCGTGTGGCGCATCCGGCCCGGACGCGACGAACCGCCGATGACCCGCTTCCTCGCGGAGCAGCTCTCCACCGCCCACTGGTTCGACCAGCGCCGCACCCGCGAGGAGCTCCGCTGGTCGCCGACGGTGACCATCGACGACGGCCTGGCCACCCTCGCGCGGTGGTCGGCGGATCAGCGGGGTGGGTACGCCGCCGGTTGA
- a CDS encoding metalloregulator ArsR/SmtB family transcription factor, with protein sequence MPRYSDELDAVLRALADPTRRAIVERLVISPAVVSELAEPFNMALPSFLQHLGVLEKAGVITSEKHGRVRTVSLRPGALDVLHLWLGEQSTPAERQADRLGIHLTRTTPKET encoded by the coding sequence ATGCCTAGGTATTCGGATGAGCTGGACGCGGTGCTCCGCGCCCTCGCGGATCCGACCCGCCGGGCCATCGTCGAACGGCTGGTCATCTCGCCTGCCGTCGTCTCGGAGCTCGCGGAGCCGTTCAACATGGCGCTCCCGTCCTTCCTGCAGCACCTCGGGGTCCTCGAGAAGGCGGGGGTGATCACGTCCGAGAAGCACGGACGGGTCCGCACGGTCAGCCTGCGCCCGGGCGCACTCGACGTGCTCCACCTCTGGCTGGGCGAGCAGAGCACCCCGGCAGAGCGCCAAGCCGACCGTCTCGGCATCCACCTCACTCGCACCACCCCGAAGGAGACCTGA
- a CDS encoding dihydrofolate reductase family protein: MTRVRISLFASLDGFTAVPEPTADNPMGDDWGRLTAAYAATRTFRERIFGDTSGAGTSGLDDAHAAAFFEGIGAEIMGATMFGLHAYPDDPDWKGWWGDRPPFGTPVFVLTHTAPRPSIPMEGGTTFHFRDASIQDVLAEAVDAADGRDVRVGGGIGTAREFLRAGLVDDLHVMVAPILLGRGARVWDDLAGLDRTHDVTSEVAESGTIHVTFSR, translated from the coding sequence ATGACCCGCGTACGCATCTCCCTGTTCGCCTCGCTGGACGGCTTCACCGCCGTCCCCGAACCGACCGCCGACAACCCGATGGGCGACGACTGGGGCCGGCTGACGGCCGCCTACGCCGCGACCCGCACCTTCCGCGAGCGGATCTTCGGCGACACGAGCGGAGCCGGCACGTCGGGTCTCGACGACGCGCACGCCGCCGCGTTCTTCGAGGGGATCGGCGCTGAGATCATGGGCGCGACGATGTTCGGCCTGCACGCCTACCCCGACGACCCCGACTGGAAGGGGTGGTGGGGCGACCGGCCGCCGTTCGGCACCCCGGTGTTCGTGCTCACGCACACCGCGCCGCGTCCGTCCATCCCGATGGAGGGAGGGACGACGTTCCACTTCCGCGACGCATCCATCCAGGACGTGCTCGCCGAGGCCGTCGACGCCGCCGACGGCCGCGATGTCCGCGTCGGCGGCGGGATCGGAACGGCTCGCGAGTTCCTCCGCGCCGGCCTCGTCGACGACCTGCACGTCATGGTGGCGCCGATCCTGCTCGGCAGGGGAGCGCGCGTCTGGGACGACCTGGCCGGTCTCGACCGCACCCACGACGTGACGAGCGAAGTGGCCGAGAGCGGCACCATCCACGTCACCTTCTCGCGATAG
- a CDS encoding SRPBCC domain-containing protein, which yields MTIERRLARAGFTLTRDYPVPVDRVWSAFAEEDQKLEWFGTGDGFDAGEWAFDFRVGGQDVAEGTFHNGPVSRYVGIYTDIVEGVRIVATYDMWLDGEHMSTSVASFEFEPIEEGTRFTHVEHGVFFDRFWADGINREEGTRGLLDTLGRHLARQR from the coding sequence ATGACGATCGAACGCCGCCTCGCCCGCGCCGGGTTCACCCTGACCCGCGACTACCCCGTCCCCGTGGACCGCGTCTGGTCCGCCTTCGCCGAGGAGGACCAGAAGCTGGAGTGGTTCGGCACCGGCGACGGCTTCGACGCGGGGGAGTGGGCGTTCGACTTCCGTGTCGGCGGCCAGGACGTCGCCGAGGGCACGTTCCACAACGGCCCGGTCTCGCGGTATGTCGGAATCTACACGGACATCGTCGAGGGCGTCCGCATCGTCGCGACCTACGACATGTGGCTCGACGGCGAGCACATGTCGACCTCCGTCGCGTCGTTCGAGTTCGAGCCGATCGAGGAGGGCACCCGCTTCACGCACGTCGAGCACGGCGTCTTCTTCGACCGGTTCTGGGCCGACGGGATCAACCGCGAGGAGGGCACCCGTGGTCTCCTCGACACCCTCGGCCGCCACCTCGCCCGGCAGCGGTAG
- a CDS encoding CHAP domain-containing protein, which translates to MPDLLPRSMDDMLASMGSPGTWGITWPNPWWPSGNSTYDDCAACVSFYLFGLNSFDNPYYTFVSQIQNWGAHAGVYHEGSAGIQRGDVIGFDWNGDGDYDHTEIAVAVSPDGSVVTSRGTNSNPGDDMRDRTRSARYILSYIRPPYLGSPGQGDEFDMASLSDLQQIVDAAVNNAVNAVNQSRQNEKTAIRREGRGRLYYCPNPPAGLPHFVVIFWDRASNNILYANADADGGITQARNWNQLYYQTADTVEQAMSAGIEPDRFRKLIDFALGKDSAFTNQLAAHS; encoded by the coding sequence ATGCCTGACCTGCTTCCGCGGAGCATGGATGACATGCTCGCCTCGATGGGCTCCCCCGGGACCTGGGGGATCACCTGGCCGAACCCCTGGTGGCCGAGCGGCAACAGCACCTACGACGACTGCGCCGCCTGCGTCAGCTTCTACCTCTTCGGTCTCAACTCGTTCGACAACCCGTATTACACGTTCGTGTCGCAGATCCAGAACTGGGGAGCCCACGCCGGTGTCTACCACGAGGGCTCCGCAGGCATCCAGCGCGGCGATGTGATCGGGTTCGACTGGAACGGCGACGGCGACTACGACCACACCGAGATCGCGGTCGCCGTCTCGCCCGACGGTTCCGTCGTCACCTCTCGTGGCACCAATTCGAACCCCGGCGACGATATGCGCGACCGCACCCGCTCGGCGCGGTACATCCTCAGTTACATCCGGCCGCCGTACCTCGGCTCGCCGGGGCAAGGAGACGAGTTCGACATGGCCTCCCTCAGCGACCTCCAGCAGATCGTGGACGCCGCCGTCAACAACGCGGTCAACGCGGTCAACCAGTCACGACAGAACGAGAAGACCGCGATCCGGCGGGAGGGGCGCGGACGGCTGTACTACTGCCCGAACCCGCCCGCGGGTCTCCCCCATTTCGTCGTGATTTTCTGGGACCGCGCCAGCAACAACATCCTGTACGCGAACGCCGACGCCGACGGCGGCATCACTCAGGCCCGCAACTGGAACCAGCTGTACTACCAGACGGCCGACACTGTGGAGCAGGCCATGAGCGCCGGGATCGAACCCGACCGCTTCCGCAAGCTGATCGACTTCGCCCTCGGCAAGGACTCCGCCTTCACGAACCAGCTGGCGGCGCACTCGTAG